TCAGATAAACATATATATTCAGGGGTTTGTGCACCAGCGTTCTCTACTTTCCCGGTGATTCTCTTCATCACTTGGCCGAAATTAATCGGCATATAAAACACAGTACAAACTTTGTCTTTGATGAATCGCTTATTCTCCCAACTAAATTCTTTGTTGTCCCAAGGTGTGGGATCAAATCTGAGGCAACATTCTTCCTTCTGGTTATTCACATATTTGTCGATTAAGATATTATTCATAGCATTCGCTAAATGTGATTAGATTCCTCCCTCCCAACCGAAAAATGAAAGGGATACATTTCACCGCTATTATACACCCAGATTCCGATCGACTCCTCGGAGTACAAAAATGAGGTTTCCATTAAGCCTCAGGTACCAACCTCTCTCAGGACTTGCAGAGTCCCGGACCGCTTCACTCGGGGAATAACGCCGAGACTGCTATACCCGCGCGCCCTGAGCCATCTGCATGCGGGACATGATTTCCTAGTTCACGCTCCGGGCATCGCGATCGTTAACGTTGCTCACGTCATTCCGCCAACCCACAGTCTCTGAGGCTCTTCGCCTACAACTGGTCGATTGCGTTGCGCAATTCTGCCACCAGGGACTGAAGCTCGCCATCGGACATGATCGCTCGGACACCATGCGCGTGGTCCAAGTCACCGAGACGGATATCAGGGATGAAGTGATAGTGAAGGTGTTCGACGCTCTTACCACTCCCCATCCCCTCCCGAACCATGAGCGTAAAGCTATCATACCCGAGATAACGGAGAAGACGAGCACTCTGGTGAGCGAGGTCCTGGATATCGGCAAGCTCCTCCGGACTGAGTTGGAGGAACGATTTTTTGTGCTCATTCGGGACGATCAGTAAGTGATGCTTGTGATACGGGGCCAGCGCGTACGTGACATAGGCGGTTTTGTTTTCGAAGAACCTACGGTCATCCGATGCACAAAACGGGCAGGTTCCTGGAGGCAATGCGTCGATATAATCAGAATATCTCATAGAAACACAGGTTACTCTTTACCTTGATTCATCTCCGATAGACTCGCTCCTATACCTTGGCACCTTCGGCCATCTGCATGCGGGACATGATTTCCTGGTTCACAATCCGGGCATCGCGACCATAGCGCAGGCGCGAGAGTTCCTTCAAGGCGTTAGCGACTTCTTGGTCACCCGATGTCGGCGGGTAGGTCTTCAAATTGAACGGCTTGGTCAGCTCATTGTTCATGAGAAGCCGAGCGAAGGCCTGATAGTTATCGACGTTTACCATGTCGTGAGCCGTGAAGACCGGCGCAAACTGTTTCTCGAGAAACTCCGAGTCCTCGGGGCCAACCCGGAACGCGACAAGCGAACCGACATTGCCGAAAACTGCCTTGGAGATCTCTTCCTTCAGCTGTCCGATGAATTGATGAGCAAGGATAAGGACGAGCCGATACTTGCGCGCCTCGGAAAGGATCTGTGCGATGGACGTCGTAGTCACATTCTGGAACTCATCGAGGTAGAGGTAGAAATCGCGTCGCTCGGCCTCGGGCTGATCGACCCGCGACAGAGCCGCCATGAGGATCTTGCCGACGACGACCATACCGAGGAGCCGGGCATTGATCTCCCCGATCTTACCTTTGGAGAGGTTGATGAGGACGATTTTCCCCTGATCCATAAGCTCGCGGAAGTTCAACGCACTTTCCTGCTGCGCGATGATCGGCCGCATCATGTCGTTACTGATGAAGGTGGTCAGTTTTGACGTGATGTACGGAACCATATTGGCGAGCGCCGCCTCGCCACCCGCCTTCTCGGCCTCCTTCAGCCAGAAGTCACGGACGATCGGGTTCGTGCAGTGGGCCAGTTTATAGCGTCGGAATTCCTCATCC
This is a stretch of genomic DNA from Candidatus Moraniibacteriota bacterium. It encodes these proteins:
- a CDS encoding HIT family protein, giving the protein MRYSDYIDALPPGTCPFCASDDRRFFENKTAYVTYALAPYHKHHLLIVPNEHKKSFLQLSPEELADIQDLAHQSARLLRYLGYDSFTLMVREGMGSGKSVEHLHYHFIPDIRLGDLDHAHGVRAIMSDGELQSLVAELRNAIDQL